A genomic stretch from Gemmatimonadota bacterium includes:
- a CDS encoding septal ring lytic transglycosylase RlpA family protein: MIGSPELSGPRVRSSDADVAALEAIPDPIPKVEPPSRTGNMAQYLQSGSTYLVLDTSEGYDERGVASWYGEPFHGRPTSSGETYDMYGMTAAHRTLPLPSYVEVTNLANGRSVVLRVTDRGPFHDPGRRIIDVTYTAAVKLGMVGTGTAAVRVRSLEPYQTRRAN; encoded by the coding sequence ATCGGGTCTCCCGAGCTGTCGGGCCCCAGGGTGCGGTCCTCGGATGCGGATGTTGCGGCCCTTGAGGCCATTCCGGACCCGATCCCGAAGGTGGAGCCGCCCAGCCGGACTGGGAACATGGCCCAATACCTACAGTCGGGCAGTACGTACCTGGTTCTCGATACCTCAGAGGGATACGACGAACGAGGGGTGGCCTCGTGGTACGGTGAACCGTTCCACGGGCGGCCGACGAGTAGCGGCGAGACGTATGACATGTACGGGATGACGGCGGCGCACCGAACTCTGCCGCTCCCGAGCTACGTCGAGGTCACCAATCTCGCGAACGGACGAAGCGTGGTTCTGAGGGTGACCGACCGGGGCCCGTTCCACGACCCAGGGCGCCGTATCATCGACGTTACCTACACGGCCGCCGTCAAGCTGGGCATGGTGGGCACAGGAACGGCCGCCGTTCGCGTGAGATCCCTGGAGCCGTACCAGACGCGAAGGGCCAACTAG
- a CDS encoding alpha/beta hydrolase, which produces MLKRAKTAATLTVFCLAVPVHAQSSASVIPDVVYGHKDGMALTFDVFTPPGEPNGVGILNMVSGGWVSRWTPPDQARARFEALLDQGFTVFAVRHGSSPRFNVPEAYADVRRAVRFVRLHASTYGIDPDRLGVYGGSAGGHLSLMLGLAADEGDPNATDEVLRVSSRVAAVVAYYPPVDLRQRASPSKSFPATLPESGLFFARGVVVPGAADRFVALDFEDALGASVSPILHVSADDPPTLLVHGDADALVDLNNSELIHSSLASKGVDTY; this is translated from the coding sequence ATGTTGAAGCGAGCCAAAACTGCCGCGACGCTGACGGTGTTCTGCCTGGCTGTCCCGGTCCACGCACAGAGCAGCGCTTCCGTCATCCCGGATGTGGTCTACGGCCATAAGGACGGGATGGCTCTGACCTTTGACGTCTTCACGCCGCCTGGCGAGCCCAACGGCGTGGGGATCCTCAACATGGTGAGCGGCGGCTGGGTCTCGCGGTGGACGCCTCCAGACCAAGCCCGGGCGAGGTTCGAGGCGCTCTTGGACCAGGGGTTTACGGTCTTCGCCGTCCGTCACGGGAGCAGCCCGAGGTTCAACGTGCCAGAAGCGTACGCCGACGTGCGTCGCGCGGTGCGGTTCGTGCGTCTCCACGCGTCGACCTATGGAATCGACCCGGACCGCCTGGGCGTCTACGGAGGCAGTGCCGGCGGCCATCTCTCCCTCATGCTGGGTCTGGCCGCAGACGAAGGTGACCCCAACGCGACCGACGAAGTGCTGCGTGTCAGCAGTCGCGTCGCAGCGGTCGTCGCATACTACCCCCCTGTGGATCTGCGTCAGCGGGCAAGCCCGAGCAAAAGCTTTCCGGCCACGCTCCCGGAGAGTGGGCTATTCTTTGCGCGCGGGGTCGTTGTGCCCGGAGCAGCAGACCGCTTCGTCGCGCTCGATTTCGAAGACGCACTCGGCGCTTCGGTGTCGCCGATCTTGCACGTGTCAGCCGACGATCCGCCGACCTTGTTGGTGCACGGAGACGCCGACGCGCTCGTCGATCTCAACAATAGCGAGCTGATCCACTCGTCCCTGGCCAGCAAGGGCGTTGATACCTACTAG